A genomic stretch from Glaciecola nitratireducens FR1064 includes:
- a CDS encoding amino acid ABC transporter ATP-binding/permease protein has protein sequence MQYWFNLLIRSQGGRLYWGVFWAFFSAVSAVALLALSGWFITATALTGVAITAGVFVRFDMYLPGSGIRFFALSRTVGRYVERIYNHDTILRLISTFRLRLFKGLSSLPLSDLRSTSDSEWLGKLTADLDSLDSILIRYTIPPIVVTLLILTLTLFLSFIWLELALYLGGFLLLCIAVVIGLTISQTKTLAESSSLLLSDLRANIIEHLQGAFVLQSHGLMERHETQILQRLDAFHNVEKLLNSTLANIQLLLDFILGLVLIVLVIVGLYSVESGGISGPTAVMLAMLFIGVSEILQSLPSQFSTWGKTSFSANRLKTLVKQPNTESDFAKLDIEAISVTVSQHPKIPISQKKDLVFSIENKQINLIYGRSGAGKSTLANLLVGTEEQKTQSAEQATKQQATIIVNANTNLCEISSSDWHSRLGYLDQSNSILAGTLGYNLALGLPNVSEDAVWQALKLVELQEWANNLPQGLNTWLGETGGKVSGGQARRICLCRLILRNPQLVVLDEPFNGMDETMAARIWHNISPWLTSKMVVLLTHERPLFLGDQLENEESAKSIGSEVCLDALEK, from the coding sequence ATGCAGTATTGGTTTAACTTACTCATAAGAAGTCAGGGTGGCCGCTTATATTGGGGCGTATTTTGGGCATTCTTTTCTGCAGTGTCGGCAGTTGCTCTACTCGCCCTTTCTGGCTGGTTTATCACCGCAACTGCATTGACTGGTGTAGCCATAACAGCGGGTGTATTTGTTAGATTTGATATGTATTTACCAGGCTCAGGCATTCGCTTTTTTGCACTGAGTCGCACGGTCGGACGATACGTTGAGAGGATCTACAATCACGACACTATTTTACGCTTAATTTCTACGTTTAGGTTACGATTGTTTAAGGGCTTGTCTAGCCTACCTCTCAGTGATTTGCGCTCAACATCAGACAGTGAATGGTTGGGTAAGCTTACCGCTGATTTGGATTCTCTCGATAGCATTTTAATTCGCTATACCATTCCACCCATTGTCGTTACGCTGCTCATTTTGACCCTGACTTTATTTTTGAGCTTTATTTGGCTCGAACTTGCGCTGTATCTCGGCGGATTCCTGCTTTTGTGTATTGCCGTCGTTATCGGCCTAACCATCTCGCAGACGAAGACACTAGCCGAATCGTCATCTCTTTTACTGAGTGATCTCAGAGCCAACATCATTGAGCATCTTCAGGGGGCTTTTGTTTTACAGTCCCATGGCTTAATGGAGCGTCACGAAACGCAGATCCTTCAGCGCCTCGATGCATTTCATAATGTTGAAAAGTTGCTGAACTCAACGTTAGCCAATATTCAATTATTACTAGACTTTATTCTTGGGCTTGTATTAATTGTATTAGTGATTGTTGGCCTTTATTCAGTAGAGTCAGGAGGAATTAGCGGACCCACGGCAGTCATGCTCGCAATGCTGTTTATTGGTGTCTCAGAGATATTGCAGAGCCTACCAAGTCAATTTAGTACTTGGGGTAAAACGTCTTTTTCTGCCAATAGATTAAAGACCTTGGTAAAGCAGCCAAACACCGAATCTGATTTTGCAAAGCTTGATATCGAAGCCATCTCAGTAACCGTGTCGCAACACCCTAAAATTCCAATTAGTCAGAAAAAAGATCTTGTTTTTTCAATAGAGAATAAACAAATAAACCTCATTTATGGTCGTTCTGGCGCGGGTAAATCGACGCTAGCAAACTTACTGGTGGGCACAGAGGAACAAAAAACACAGTCTGCTGAGCAGGCCACCAAACAGCAAGCAACTATCATAGTTAATGCGAATACCAATTTATGCGAGATCTCGTCCTCTGATTGGCACAGCCGCCTTGGTTACCTTGATCAAAGTAACTCAATTTTGGCAGGCACATTAGGCTACAACTTGGCTTTAGGCTTACCAAACGTATCAGAAGATGCAGTTTGGCAGGCGCTTAAACTAGTGGAACTGCAGGAGTGGGCAAACAATTTACCGCAAGGCCTAAATACATGGTTAGGTGAAACTGGCGGTAAAGTATCTGGTGGACAAGCTAGGCGTATTTGCTTATGCAGGCTTATATTAAGAAACCCACAGCTTGTTGTTTTAGACGAGCCTTTCAATGGAATGGATGAAACAATGGCCGCTCGCATTTGGCACAATATTTCGCCATGGCTAACATCGAAAATGGTTGTTCTACTCACCCACGAAAGACCTTTATTTTTAGGTGATCAGCTGGAAAATGAAGAGTCGGCGAAAAGTATAGGAAGTGAAGTGTGCTTGGATGCTTTAGAAAAATAA
- the cydD gene encoding thiol reductant ABC exporter subunit CydD: MSKALILRPAQTGRHFLSSHANKQRLALSMAVIAGALSTVFMLIQWLSFSFLAEKIIVDDASLNTLNHLFIWFTAALLIRTLLTRLQTVFSQTASLHVRRSIRSAILGHWRISSPINLKETSVGASAAQWVEEVEAMDGYFSRYWPQQMLALISPLLILCVVAYLNWLCAVLLLISAPLIPLFMILVGMGAERLNQKYSTIRQRLAGHFLDRVVNLTTIKMLGAENDVFEEVGEHSDNYRKVIMKTLKLAFLSSTVLEFFTSIAIASLAIYIGFSLYGAITWGPADSLTLFTGLVILILAPEFFQPLRNLSQYYHDRATAIGAANNLVVLLNEGSESQVYNERKNLNEQLSSEIGTSKKPDCKARIEFHKLCVAFQENHALTAPINTALNTGQTLVITGNSGSGKSTLLNIIAGYIPVTHGELHFYPCHDLPIAYLPQNAWIKNDTIYNNLTALAPNASKKDMLDALDTLGLASELALNHSGLDTVIGEHGQGLSGGQMQRIALARVLLNPAPIVLLDEPSAKLDLISKKFIIKALQTLKPDVILVIATHDPSLISIADIHLNLDTLKEVENAVLV; the protein is encoded by the coding sequence ATGTCAAAAGCGTTAATATTACGGCCTGCGCAAACAGGCCGTCATTTTTTAAGTTCACATGCAAACAAACAACGCCTTGCACTCTCAATGGCAGTGATTGCTGGTGCATTGTCGACCGTGTTCATGTTGATACAGTGGCTGTCTTTTTCTTTTTTAGCTGAAAAAATCATCGTTGATGATGCGTCACTTAATACGCTAAATCATTTATTTATCTGGTTCACTGCTGCTCTTCTCATTCGTACTTTACTCACTCGGCTACAAACAGTCTTTTCGCAAACAGCGAGTTTACATGTCAGACGCAGCATTCGAAGCGCAATATTGGGACATTGGCGCATATCCAGCCCTATTAACCTGAAAGAAACGTCGGTAGGTGCATCAGCAGCCCAGTGGGTTGAGGAAGTCGAAGCGATGGATGGGTATTTTTCCCGCTATTGGCCGCAACAAATGCTTGCGCTCATATCTCCACTATTGATTTTATGTGTTGTCGCTTATTTAAATTGGTTATGCGCAGTGTTGTTGTTAATTTCTGCCCCGCTTATTCCATTGTTTATGATATTGGTGGGAATGGGCGCAGAAAGGCTTAATCAAAAATATTCAACTATCAGGCAGCGCTTAGCTGGGCACTTTTTAGATCGGGTGGTCAACCTGACAACGATTAAAATGTTAGGCGCTGAAAATGATGTTTTTGAAGAGGTTGGCGAGCATAGCGATAATTATCGCAAGGTGATAATGAAGACGCTAAAACTCGCCTTTTTATCGTCTACCGTTTTAGAATTTTTTACCAGTATCGCCATAGCGAGTTTGGCTATTTATATCGGATTTTCTTTGTATGGCGCCATTACTTGGGGCCCTGCCGATAGTCTTACGCTGTTTACAGGCCTCGTCATTTTAATCCTCGCCCCTGAGTTCTTCCAACCTTTACGTAATCTGTCTCAGTATTATCATGATCGCGCAACCGCAATCGGCGCAGCCAATAATCTAGTTGTACTTTTGAATGAAGGCTCTGAAAGTCAGGTATACAATGAACGCAAGAATTTGAATGAGCAGCTCAGCAGCGAAATCGGCACCAGCAAAAAGCCAGACTGTAAGGCTCGCATCGAATTTCACAAGTTATGCGTTGCATTTCAAGAAAATCATGCACTGACTGCACCGATTAATACTGCATTAAACACAGGCCAAACCCTAGTCATAACCGGTAATTCAGGCTCAGGCAAGTCTACTTTACTGAATATTATTGCAGGCTATATTCCAGTGACGCATGGCGAACTGCATTTTTATCCTTGCCATGATTTACCCATAGCCTATCTCCCGCAAAATGCGTGGATTAAAAACGACACGATTTATAATAACCTCACTGCATTGGCCCCGAACGCAAGCAAAAAAGACATGTTAGATGCGCTGGACACGCTTGGTTTAGCTAGTGAATTAGCTTTGAATCACTCAGGTTTAGACACCGTAATCGGAGAACATGGACAAGGACTTTCCGGTGGGCAAATGCAGCGTATTGCGCTGGCTAGAGTCTTATTGAATCCAGCACCGATAGTGCTATTAGACGAACCTTCAGCAAAATTAGATTTAATCAGCAAAAAATTCATTATTAAAGCCCTTCAAACCTTAAAGCCCGATGTCATTTTAGTGATAGCAACCCATGATCCCTCTCTCATTTCTATTGCTGATATTCACCTCAACTTAGACACGCTAAAAGAGGTAGAAAATGCAGTATTGGTTTAA
- the cydB gene encoding cytochrome d ubiquinol oxidase subunit II, with translation MEQQFDLTIIWAGIIGFGLMMYVLMDGFDLGQGILFPFAPDEKARDTMMNSVAPVWDGNETWLVLGGAGLLAAFPLVYSIFLPALYIGVFLLLAGLIFRGVAFEFRFKAKTSKHLWSWSFAVGSTVAAFAQGAVVGAYIQGFETEGFVYSGGALDWLTPFTVITGLGLVAGYALLGSTWLIMKTEGAVQDWAYKITPRLLAGLLSVFTIVCIYTPFIDETVKTRWFDNISIIWILPALALYCSFVVLRSVKKRQDGMPFVASMGIFLFSYLGLLVSKWPYIVPPNFTIYDAASSYNSQLFLLLGFLFVIPIVLAYTSWTYWVFRGKVKEGGYH, from the coding sequence ATGGAACAACAATTTGATTTAACGATTATTTGGGCAGGCATCATTGGCTTTGGATTAATGATGTATGTATTAATGGATGGCTTCGATTTAGGGCAAGGGATATTGTTTCCCTTCGCCCCTGATGAGAAAGCGCGTGATACTATGATGAACTCAGTCGCCCCCGTTTGGGACGGTAACGAAACGTGGTTAGTATTAGGTGGTGCGGGGCTTTTAGCTGCATTTCCTTTAGTCTATTCAATTTTCTTACCCGCACTGTATATTGGAGTGTTTTTACTTCTCGCTGGCTTGATTTTTAGAGGTGTTGCTTTTGAGTTTCGATTCAAAGCGAAAACCTCTAAACACCTATGGAGCTGGTCTTTTGCCGTAGGCTCTACTGTTGCCGCATTCGCACAAGGTGCAGTTGTTGGTGCATACATACAAGGCTTTGAAACTGAAGGCTTCGTTTATTCAGGCGGCGCGCTCGACTGGCTGACGCCTTTCACCGTGATTACCGGGCTGGGTTTAGTTGCTGGTTACGCATTACTAGGAAGCACTTGGCTAATAATGAAAACTGAAGGTGCAGTACAAGACTGGGCTTATAAAATAACGCCGCGCTTGCTTGCTGGGCTTTTAAGCGTTTTTACTATCGTTTGCATTTACACGCCATTCATTGATGAAACTGTGAAAACACGTTGGTTTGATAACATCAGCATTATTTGGATTTTGCCAGCACTTGCTCTTTATTGTTCATTCGTGGTGTTGCGTTCAGTGAAAAAGAGACAAGACGGTATGCCTTTCGTGGCCTCCATGGGTATCTTCTTATTCAGCTATCTTGGTTTGCTAGTGAGTAAATGGCCATACATCGTGCCTCCTAACTTTACTATCTACGATGCCGCATCGTCTTATAACTCGCAATTGTTTCTGCTATTGGGCTTCCTTTTTGTTATTCCTATTGTTTTGGCTTACACAAGCTGGACCTACTGGGTATTTAGAGGAAAGGTAAAAGAAGGCGGTTACCACTAA
- a CDS encoding cytochrome ubiquinol oxidase subunit I: MELDPLILSRIQFAFVVCFHAIFPVFTIGLASTIAGFETLHFKTGNPIWQKLSKFWIQVFAVVFGIGVVSGIVMSFQFGTNWSNFSYATANFLGPVLSYEVITAFFLEAAFLGVLLFGRDKVPQGVHLFAAIMVASGTFISSFWILSANSLMQTPDGLELINGMYYVKSWSDALFTPSFGYRFLHMALASFLTAALVVAGVSAWFIIQKRELEANKKALSVAMWFLLVLAPAQTIVGDFHGLNTLKHQPMKVAAMEGNWETSTGVPLLLFAIPDKEAQMNHFEVKIPKLASYVLTHDWDGEVPGLKEVPKEEQPLVFVVFWSFRIMVALGLLMIMFAVWGLVLRPKGRMYESTVFLNGLRLMSVAPFIAVLAGWVVTESGRAPWLIYGQMTHAQGLTPSLTGGMALFTLIGYVVVYSLVFSSGIYYLLKVFRGGLEKANAPHEMDEIERPSRPFSAAHVAIDGDA; the protein is encoded by the coding sequence ATGGAATTAGATCCCCTCATACTCTCGCGAATTCAGTTTGCGTTTGTCGTCTGCTTTCACGCTATATTTCCGGTATTTACTATCGGGCTAGCAAGCACTATCGCAGGGTTTGAAACACTGCACTTCAAAACAGGCAATCCCATTTGGCAGAAATTATCTAAGTTTTGGATCCAAGTCTTTGCCGTAGTTTTTGGGATAGGCGTTGTGTCAGGCATTGTCATGTCTTTTCAGTTCGGAACCAACTGGAGTAATTTTTCTTATGCTACCGCTAACTTTCTAGGGCCCGTTTTAAGCTACGAAGTTATCACAGCCTTTTTCTTAGAAGCTGCATTTCTTGGTGTCTTATTATTTGGTCGAGACAAAGTGCCGCAGGGCGTTCACCTATTTGCAGCCATAATGGTTGCGTCTGGCACCTTTATTTCTTCATTCTGGATTTTATCAGCAAACTCTCTAATGCAAACCCCTGATGGTTTAGAGCTCATCAATGGTATGTATTATGTGAAGTCATGGAGCGATGCTCTGTTTACACCGTCATTCGGTTATCGCTTTTTACATATGGCGCTGGCGTCATTTTTAACTGCAGCGTTGGTTGTCGCTGGGGTTAGCGCATGGTTTATCATACAAAAACGTGAGTTAGAAGCGAATAAAAAAGCGCTTTCTGTTGCGATGTGGTTTTTATTGGTATTAGCACCTGCTCAAACAATCGTTGGTGATTTTCACGGTCTAAACACATTAAAGCATCAGCCGATGAAAGTCGCTGCGATGGAAGGAAATTGGGAAACATCAACGGGCGTTCCACTGCTACTGTTTGCCATTCCTGACAAAGAAGCGCAAATGAACCACTTTGAAGTGAAAATTCCCAAGTTGGCTAGCTATGTGTTAACCCATGATTGGGACGGTGAAGTACCTGGATTGAAAGAGGTACCGAAAGAAGAGCAACCTTTGGTCTTTGTCGTATTTTGGTCTTTCCGGATTATGGTAGCACTTGGTTTACTCATGATTATGTTTGCAGTGTGGGGCTTAGTGTTAAGACCAAAAGGCAGAATGTACGAGTCGACCGTGTTTTTGAATGGCTTACGTTTGATGAGCGTCGCCCCTTTCATCGCAGTATTAGCGGGTTGGGTAGTGACAGAATCCGGCAGAGCACCATGGTTGATTTACGGTCAAATGACCCATGCACAAGGCTTAACTCCCTCTCTCACCGGCGGCATGGCCTTATTTACCTTAATCGGCTACGTGGTGGTATACAGTCTGGTGTTCAGTTCAGGCATCTATTACTTATTAAAAGTATTTAGAGGTGGCTTAGAGAAAGCTAACGCACCTCACGAAATGGACGAAATAGAGCGTCCAAGCAGACCCTTTTCAGCAGCACACGTTGCCATCGATGGAGATGCATAA
- a CDS encoding flavin-containing monooxygenase produces MAEQIVDVLIAGAGISGIGMAVHLKRECPTHTFTMLEQRDDIGGTWSLFNYPGVRSDSDMHTLGFDFEPWTEKKAIADGPSILTYITRIVEKYQLRKNIAFGHKMLSASWSTEEALWTLTVTDKLGNQHEKRARFLYMGTGYYDYEQAHDAVFEGREEFEGQIVHPQFWPKDLDYTNKKVVVIGSGATAVTLLPNMAKTAEHVTMLQRTPTWYAVRPSEDKIANGLGRIMPSQWAYNIVRKRNVWLQKILFKYSRSKPKWVTKMLMKDVKKALGSEPNATDFTPPYNPWDQRLCLVPDGDMFTAMREGKASIQTDHIKHFTKTGIQLTSGKHLEADVIVTATGLKLAMAGKVAFTIDGVEANFADHFYYKGCMFSNIPNMAIVFGYLNASWTLKADIVSHYVCRLLNHMQRHNLTIANPQLDDPEALEEEALFDFSSGYVKRANEILPRQSTTMPWRLTQDYGFEKNALLKEPLEDGVLKFTKAQQAKAS; encoded by the coding sequence ATGGCTGAACAAATAGTAGATGTGCTGATTGCTGGAGCGGGTATTTCTGGAATTGGTATGGCCGTGCACCTCAAGCGTGAATGCCCTACTCACACGTTCACCATGTTAGAACAGCGCGATGATATTGGCGGTACTTGGAGCCTATTTAACTATCCTGGCGTGCGTTCCGACAGTGACATGCATACGCTTGGTTTTGACTTTGAACCCTGGACAGAAAAAAAAGCGATTGCGGATGGACCATCTATCCTTACCTACATTACCCGCATCGTTGAAAAATACCAGTTGCGCAAGAACATTGCTTTCGGCCATAAAATGCTCTCTGCTAGTTGGTCCACGGAAGAAGCGCTCTGGACTCTCACAGTCACCGATAAACTTGGCAACCAGCATGAAAAACGCGCTCGTTTTTTGTATATGGGAACCGGATATTATGACTATGAACAAGCCCATGATGCGGTATTTGAAGGACGCGAAGAATTTGAGGGACAAATTGTTCACCCTCAATTTTGGCCAAAAGATTTAGATTACACAAATAAGAAGGTCGTTGTAATAGGCTCAGGTGCGACTGCTGTAACACTATTACCCAACATGGCAAAAACCGCCGAACACGTAACGATGCTTCAGCGTACACCGACTTGGTATGCAGTACGTCCTTCTGAAGATAAAATTGCGAATGGCTTAGGTAGGATAATGCCAAGCCAATGGGCGTACAATATTGTCCGCAAACGCAATGTATGGTTACAAAAAATACTTTTTAAATATTCACGCAGCAAGCCCAAATGGGTAACAAAGATGTTGATGAAAGATGTCAAAAAGGCATTAGGCAGCGAACCTAACGCAACTGACTTTACTCCTCCTTACAATCCGTGGGACCAGCGACTTTGTTTGGTTCCTGACGGAGACATGTTCACCGCGATGCGCGAAGGTAAGGCCAGTATTCAAACCGACCACATCAAGCATTTTACTAAAACAGGTATTCAACTGACTTCAGGTAAACATCTAGAGGCTGACGTTATTGTTACCGCAACTGGCTTAAAACTTGCGATGGCAGGTAAGGTTGCATTTACTATTGACGGTGTTGAAGCTAATTTCGCGGACCATTTTTATTATAAAGGCTGTATGTTTTCGAATATACCTAACATGGCCATTGTGTTTGGTTACTTAAATGCCTCGTGGACTTTGAAAGCCGATATCGTTTCTCATTATGTGTGTCGTTTACTTAATCACATGCAGCGGCATAATCTAACTATTGCCAATCCACAGCTTGATGATCCTGAGGCGCTTGAAGAAGAGGCCTTATTTGATTTTTCATCCGGTTATGTAAAACGTGCTAATGAAATATTACCTCGCCAAAGCACAACTATGCCATGGCGCCTTACGCAAGACTATGGCTTTGAGAAAAACGCACTGCTAAAAGAGCCTCTTGAAGATGGTGTTTTGAAATTTACCAAGGCTCAGCAGGCAAAAGCAAGTTAG
- a CDS encoding AEC family transporter → MFDISLTILPIFLLLLFGALLQSRRFPADGFWPGVDKLVYWILFPSMLFYNISKADLSSLVLPSYAVILGLSLFVVSMLALVISLTNRVNRPTGTSILQASIRFNSFIALALASAIYGEEGLILATLGAAILIPIVNVVLVVTMVSLHGNKNSKSLSSLLIKELVKNPLILSIAAGVLVNVADIGEYVFLLTDLTGLLARATLPLVLLAVGASLRMSELKSSPQLLVLSTCARLIGFPLCIGIGATLLGLGPLEACVAVLFGAVPTATSGYALATQLGGNASILSVFISVQTGLTLVTLPITVWFSQVWFGYNSVL, encoded by the coding sequence GTGTTTGACATATCACTAACAATCCTTCCTATTTTTTTACTGTTGCTGTTCGGTGCACTGTTGCAATCAAGACGCTTTCCCGCGGACGGTTTTTGGCCCGGTGTAGATAAGCTCGTCTATTGGATATTGTTCCCATCAATGCTGTTTTATAATATATCCAAAGCCGATCTAAGCAGTCTTGTTCTACCAAGTTATGCAGTGATATTGGGTTTGTCGCTTTTTGTTGTTTCTATGTTGGCCTTAGTTATCAGCCTTACAAATCGGGTCAATAGACCAACAGGCACCTCTATATTGCAGGCCAGCATAAGATTTAACTCCTTTATCGCGTTGGCATTGGCCAGTGCTATTTACGGCGAAGAAGGATTAATCTTAGCCACGCTAGGTGCGGCTATATTGATACCTATTGTGAATGTGGTACTGGTGGTCACGATGGTGAGCCTCCACGGCAATAAAAATAGCAAGTCTTTGTCCAGCTTATTAATTAAAGAACTGGTCAAGAATCCACTGATATTATCCATTGCCGCTGGTGTGCTGGTGAACGTTGCGGATATTGGTGAGTACGTATTTTTGCTAACTGATTTAACCGGTCTTTTAGCACGCGCCACATTACCTTTAGTATTACTAGCGGTAGGTGCAAGTTTGCGAATGAGTGAGTTAAAGTCGTCACCTCAATTGTTGGTCCTCTCAACCTGCGCAAGACTCATCGGCTTCCCATTATGCATAGGAATAGGCGCTACACTTCTCGGTCTAGGTCCACTAGAGGCCTGCGTTGCTGTGTTATTCGGTGCAGTACCCACGGCCACATCAGGTTATGCATTAGCGACGCAACTTGGCGGAAATGCATCCATATTATCTGTATTTATTAGTGTACAAACAGGCCTAACCCTAGTTACTTTGCCTATCACAGTGTGGTTTAGCCAAGTTTGGTTTGGATACAATTCAGTGCTTTAA
- a CDS encoding cystathionine gamma-synthase family protein, with protein MANDGNYKKSKIGNHMLKPETMMMSYGYDPQFSEGSVKPPVFLTSTFAFQTPEEGEESFHIMAGRKPAPEGSVGGLIYSRFNHPNVEIIEDRLSLFEGSESSVVCSSGMGAISAILLAYLRPGDVIVQSTPLYGGTETLMRKFLPEFNIETGEFHDGLDEAGMLDSLREAGKKGRVAMVFVESPANPTNSLVDFEALHRVLDLVEKETGHRPISVCDNTLMGPVFQQVVPQGIDMAMYSLTKYVGGHSDLVAGAVCGSREMLRPVRATRGALGLNLDPHTSWMISRSLETLSIRMERAADSGRKVAKWISDNTYISAKILHPDFIQNKAYQAVYKRQCSGPSSTFSFVLDVSKSDAFRLINNLSIFKSAVSLGGSESLVCHPGSTTHSGVPADLRDMFGITDGLIRLSIGLEHPDDLIADLDNAFRLTFQSA; from the coding sequence ATGGCGAACGACGGAAACTATAAGAAAAGCAAAATTGGTAATCACATGCTCAAGCCTGAAACAATGATGATGTCTTATGGTTACGACCCTCAATTTTCTGAAGGCTCCGTCAAACCTCCTGTGTTTCTGACGTCTACTTTCGCCTTTCAAACACCGGAGGAGGGTGAAGAATCGTTCCATATCATGGCAGGCCGCAAGCCTGCACCAGAGGGTAGCGTAGGCGGTCTGATCTATAGCCGTTTTAACCACCCTAACGTCGAAATTATCGAAGACCGTTTGTCTTTGTTTGAAGGCTCAGAAAGCTCGGTAGTCTGTTCAAGCGGCATGGGCGCAATTAGCGCAATTTTACTCGCTTATTTGCGTCCGGGTGACGTTATTGTGCAAAGCACACCGTTATATGGCGGAACAGAAACGCTTATGCGTAAATTTTTGCCTGAATTTAATATCGAAACGGGGGAGTTTCATGACGGTTTAGATGAAGCTGGCATGCTTGACTCGCTGCGTGAAGCTGGCAAAAAGGGACGCGTTGCTATGGTTTTTGTTGAATCACCAGCCAACCCCACAAACTCGCTAGTTGATTTTGAAGCGCTACATCGCGTACTAGATCTTGTTGAAAAAGAAACAGGTCACCGTCCAATTAGCGTCTGCGATAACACGCTTATGGGTCCTGTCTTTCAACAAGTGGTGCCGCAGGGTATCGATATGGCCATGTACTCTCTAACTAAATATGTTGGCGGTCACAGTGATCTCGTTGCTGGCGCTGTGTGCGGCAGCCGCGAAATGTTGCGTCCTGTTCGCGCCACGCGCGGCGCGCTTGGCCTTAACCTTGACCCGCATACAAGCTGGATGATTTCTCGTTCGCTTGAAACCTTGAGCATCCGTATGGAGCGTGCAGCTGACAGCGGCCGCAAAGTAGCTAAGTGGATTTCTGATAACACCTACATATCTGCAAAAATTTTACATCCCGACTTCATTCAGAATAAAGCCTACCAAGCAGTTTATAAGCGCCAGTGTTCCGGACCTAGCTCAACCTTCTCATTCGTCCTGGACGTTTCAAAGTCAGACGCTTTTCGCTTAATCAATAACCTGTCTATTTTCAAATCTGCGGTGAGCCTCGGCGGTAGCGAGAGTCTTGTTTGCCACCCTGGAAGTACAACACATTCAGGCGTGCCGGCGGATTTACGAGATATGTTCGGCATTACTGATGGCCTGATCCGGTTGTCCATCGGCTTGGAACATCCTGATGATTTAATCGCAGATTTGGATAATGCTTTTCGCCTTACTTTTCAAAGTGCATAG